A genomic stretch from Corvus cornix cornix isolate S_Up_H32 chromosome 9, ASM73873v5, whole genome shotgun sequence includes:
- the MSL2 gene encoding E3 ubiquitin-protein ligase MSL2 has protein sequence MNPVNATALYVSASRLVLNYDPADPQSFSEINKLLPYFRQSLSCCVCGNLLQDPIAPTNSNCQHYVCKTCKGKKMMMKPSCSWCKDYEQFEENKQLSILVNCYKKLCEYITQTPLARDIIQAVDCSADLLALLKDGAPLHEETEKSSDAALALCLTHSPVPSTSELATDAPGGFTALPESTPSLDLRGSVINGLPPCNGLAVEKLGVSIPSPEHASAIDVCSTGDYIKTEDIPGSLQPVCDTVATSDLCPAGIDICGFSEDIKPGGSLLLSVEEVLRSLETVSSTEVCDSNLQPGLEANMANGPFLQLSPPPLSHNIFMSTDASPHGLSCTAATPKVVKLNRKRSRSESDSEKVQPLPISSIICGPTLGASAPVTVKQENKMSLQPIATVPNGGTTPKISKTVLLSNKSMKKNLEHAPKKSHPKAKPGVLKTKDKAKEKVPSSNVMPGSPTKTVYKKPQEKKGCKCGRATQNPSVLTCRGQRCPCYSNRKACLDCICRGCQNSYMANGEKKLEAFAVPEKALEQTRLTLGINVTSIAVRNASTSTSVINVTGSPVTTFLAASTHDEKSLDEAIDMRYDC, from the coding sequence GAAATTTGCTACAAGACCCTATTGCTCCTACCAACTCCAATTGTCAGCATTATGTCTGCAAAACATGTAAAGGCaagaagatgatgatgaagCCCTCGTGTAGCTGGTGCAAGGACTACGAGCAGTTCGAGGAGAACAAGCAGCTGAGCATCCTGGTGAACTGCTACAAGAAGCTGTGCGAGTACATCACGCAGACGCCGCTGGCCCGGGACATCATCCAGGCCGTGGATTGCTCTGCAgacctgctggctctgctcaaGGATGGGGCACCGCTCCATGAGGAGACGGAGAAATCCTCGGATGCGGCCCTGGCTCTGTGTCTGACGCATTCCCCCGTCCCTTCCACCTCGGAGCTGGCGACGGACGCGCCGGGGGGGTTCACGGCGCTGCCCGAGAGCACCCCCAGCCTGGACCTGCGGGGCTCCGTCATCAACGGGCTGCCCCCCTGCAACGGGCTGGCGGTGGAGAAGCTCGGCGTGAGCATCCCCTCTCCCGAGCACGCCAGCGCCATCGACGTGTGCAGCACCGGCGACTACATCAAGACGGAGGACATCCCCGGCAGCCTGCAGCCCGTGTGCGACACGGTGGCCACCAGCGACCTGTGCCCCGCGGGCATCGACATCTGCGGCTTCAGCGAGGACATCAAGCCGGGCGGGTCGCTGCTGCTCAGCGTCGAGGAGGTGCTGCGCAGCCTGGAGACCGTGTCCAGCACCGAGGTGTGTGACTCCAACCTGCAGCCCGGCTTGGAGGCAAACATGGCCAACGgccccttcctgcagctctccccccctcccctcagcCATAACATTTTCATGTCCACAGATGCTTCTCCTCATGGGCTCTCCTGCACGGCAGCCACGCCCAAGGTGGTGAAGCTGAACAGGAAGCGCTCTCGCTCTGAAAGCGACAGTGAGAAGGTTCAGCCTCTGCCCATCTCCAGCATCATCTGCGGCCCAACACTGGGAGCATCGGCTCCCGTGACAgtcaaacaggaaaacaaaatgtctttGCAGCCTATTGCGACTGTACCTAATGGAGGAACCACTCCCAAAATCAGTAAAACTGTACTCCTGTCTaacaaaagcatgaaaaagaacTTAGAACATGCCCCTAAGAAATCCCACCCGAAAGCCAAACCAGGGGtgctgaaaacaaaagacaagGCAAAGGAGAAAGTTCCCAGCAGTAACGTTATGCCAGGAAGCCCGACAAAAACTGTGTATAAAAAgccacaagaaaagaaagggtgTAAATGTGGTCGTGCCACCCAAAATCCAAGTGTTCTTACATGCCGTGGCCAACGCTGCCCTTGCTACTCTAACCGCAAAGCCTGCCTTGACTGCATATGCCGTGGCTGCCAAAACTCCTACATGGCTAACGGGGAGAAGAAGCTGGAGGCCTTTGCAGTGCCGGAAAAGGCCTTGGAGCAGACTCGGCTTACTTTGGGCATTAATGTGACAAGCATTGCTGTGCGCAATGCCAGCACAAGCACCAGTGTAATCAATGTGACAGGGTCACCAGTAACGACGTTTTTAGCTGCCAGTACACACGATGAGAAAAGTTTGGATGAAGCTATAGACATGAGATACGACTGTTga